A stretch of Comamonadaceae bacterium M7527 DNA encodes these proteins:
- a CDS encoding CNP1-like family protein, which yields MQSRNQLFRLVVALIGALASVAVSAQNNNFEEPPPWQEQAQTPPAHFELDGLIPIDNPSRSSRLSYGIAPATVAVGPDKVVRYVVVAQSPSGAMNVLYEGVRCDTREVKVYASWRKDSGWRELGDAQWTAVRHASSRYAQALANDGFCDVRIVWGSAEQIVKRLRDASKPY from the coding sequence ATGCAATCACGCAATCAATTGTTCAGGCTTGTTGTGGCGCTGATAGGCGCACTGGCCAGTGTTGCAGTTTCAGCACAAAACAACAACTTTGAAGAGCCACCACCGTGGCAGGAACAGGCGCAAACACCGCCTGCCCACTTTGAGCTTGACGGCCTGATACCTATAGACAACCCATCACGCTCGTCGCGCCTGAGCTATGGCATAGCGCCCGCCACAGTCGCGGTAGGGCCTGACAAGGTGGTGCGCTATGTGGTGGTTGCCCAAAGCCCCAGCGGTGCCATGAATGTGTTGTACGAAGGTGTGCGCTGCGATACCCGCGAGGTAAAGGTTTACGCCAGCTGGCGCAAAGACAGCGGCTGGCGCGAACTTGGCGATGCCCAGTGGACAGCGGTGCGCCACGCCAGCTCACGCTATGCGCAGGCCTTAGCCAACGACGGCTTTTGCGATGTGCGCATCGTATGGGGCTCCGCTGAGCAAATCGTCAAACGGCTGCGAGACGCCAGCAAACCCTACTGA
- a CDS encoding RNA pyrophosphohydrolase — translation MLDREGFRPNVGIILLNQKNQVFWGKRIRTHSWQFPQGGIDRGESPEQAMFRELHEEVGLLPEHVSIVARTRDWLRYEVPDRFIRRESRGHYKGQKQIWYLLRLTGRDGDLNLRATNHPEFDAWRWNDYWVPLDVVVAFKRGVYEMALTELARFVPKADARNRFLRGGARNNDSAREAPVRRGFGLANHTMDLPPGASFDPDPGHPNPDTDSPT, via the coding sequence ATGCTCGACCGAGAAGGCTTCAGGCCCAATGTCGGCATCATTCTGCTCAACCAAAAAAATCAAGTGTTTTGGGGTAAGCGCATACGCACCCACTCTTGGCAATTCCCGCAAGGCGGCATAGACCGTGGTGAGTCGCCAGAACAAGCGATGTTTCGCGAGTTGCATGAGGAAGTGGGGCTGCTGCCCGAGCATGTCAGCATTGTTGCTCGAACACGTGATTGGTTGCGCTACGAGGTGCCTGACAGATTCATAAGGCGCGAGTCGCGCGGCCACTACAAGGGCCAGAAACAAATTTGGTACTTGCTGCGTCTGACCGGACGCGACGGTGACCTCAACCTGCGCGCGACCAACCACCCAGAGTTTGACGCATGGCGCTGGAACGACTATTGGGTACCACTTGACGTGGTCGTGGCATTCAAGCGTGGCGTATACGAAATGGCGCTCACTGAGCTGGCCAGATTTGTACCAAAGGCCGATGCACGCAATCGTTTTTTGCGTGGCGGCGCTCGCAACAACGACAGCGCGCGCGAGGCACCCGTGCGTCGTGGCTTTGGCCTGGCCAACCACACCATGGACTTACCGCCAGGCGCCAGCTTTGACCCAGACCCCGGTCACCCCAACCCAGATACAGACAGCCCCACATAA
- the proB gene encoding glutamate 5-kinase, which produces MSATPIGNLTQTPAQCAVLANAKRVVVKVGSSLVTNEGRGLDADAIEHWARQLAVLVADGREVIMVSSGAIAEGMKRLGWATRPREVHELQAAAAVGQMGLIHMYESKLRAFGVGSAQVLLTHGDLADRERYLNARTTLTTLLDLGVVPVINENDTVVNDEIKVGDNDTLGALVANLVVADALIILTDQVGLYTADPRHNPQAQFVNVARAGDAALESMAGGAGSLIGKGGMITKVLAAKRAASSGASTVIASGHEPDVLVRLCRGEAIGTWLMAQTGKHQARKRWMADQLQLRGAVVIDDGAVEKVALQGKSLLPIGMTAVQGDFSRGDVIAVLNTAGQEIARGLANYASLEARLLCKKSSAQFEQLLGYAAEPEMVHRTNLVLTNVDAGSAALAGATLGA; this is translated from the coding sequence CACCAATTGGCAATTTGACTCAAACGCCAGCGCAGTGCGCGGTGTTGGCGAACGCAAAACGCGTCGTGGTGAAGGTGGGCTCCAGCCTGGTCACCAACGAGGGGCGGGGTCTGGACGCCGATGCCATTGAGCATTGGGCCAGGCAGTTGGCCGTCCTGGTGGCTGACGGGCGAGAAGTCATCATGGTCAGCAGCGGCGCTATTGCAGAGGGCATGAAGCGCTTAGGCTGGGCCACACGTCCTCGTGAGGTGCACGAGCTGCAAGCCGCTGCTGCAGTGGGGCAAATGGGCCTGATTCACATGTACGAGAGCAAGCTGCGCGCCTTTGGTGTGGGCAGCGCCCAAGTACTGTTGACACACGGCGACCTGGCCGACCGTGAGCGCTATCTCAACGCCAGAACCACGCTCACCACATTGTTAGACCTTGGTGTTGTGCCAGTGATCAACGAAAACGATACCGTGGTCAATGACGAGATCAAGGTAGGCGATAACGACACCTTGGGCGCTTTGGTGGCCAACCTGGTTGTGGCCGATGCGCTCATTATCTTGACGGATCAAGTTGGCTTGTACACAGCTGATCCCAGACACAACCCACAAGCGCAATTTGTAAACGTGGCTCGCGCTGGTGATGCCGCGCTTGAGTCCATGGCCGGTGGCGCTGGCTCGCTCATTGGCAAGGGCGGCATGATCACCAAGGTATTGGCGGCCAAACGCGCCGCCTCGTCAGGTGCCAGCACCGTGATTGCCTCCGGCCATGAGCCCGATGTGCTGGTGCGCTTGTGTCGGGGTGAGGCGATTGGCACATGGCTGATGGCCCAGACGGGTAAACACCAGGCGCGCAAGCGCTGGATGGCAGACCAGTTGCAGTTGCGTGGCGCAGTGGTGATTGACGATGGCGCGGTTGAAAAAGTCGCACTACAGGGCAAGAGCTTGTTGCCCATAGGCATGACGGCTGTACAAGGTGATTTTTCACGCGGTGATGTCATTGCCGTGCTCAATACAGCAGGCCAGGAAATAGCAAGAGGCTTGGCCAATTACGCCAGCTTGGAGGCGCGTTTGTTGTGCAAAAAGTCGTCGGCCCAGTTTGAGCAATTGCTGGGCTACGCTGCCGAACCTGAAATGGTGCACAGAACCAACCTGGTGCTGACCAATGTGGATGCAGGGTCTGCTGCCTTGGCGGGTGCAACGCTGGGCGCCTGA